In a single window of the Agromyces sp. H17E-10 genome:
- a CDS encoding amidohydrolase: protein MPAADVLFTGGSVFTGTGEPLRGHSVAVTGDRITAVVPDAEAAALVGEATRVVELDGALLAPGFQDAHIHPVGGGVELLQCNLTEAENADEAVATVAAYASANPDEPWILGGGWSMDHFPGGAPVRTLLDAVVPDRPVLLMSRDHHSAWANTVAIDLAGLEASTPDPADGRIEREADGTPAGTFHEGAMGLFAHVSPETTAEVAYQGLLRAQDELIALGITGWQDAMVAGGTAGAGDGLAAYQRALEEGTLKVHVVGAQWWERDGGLEQVDAMVRRREAIAALGQENRLSLGTTKIMVDGVAENQTAAMLTPYRDGHGHDTHNHGISFVDPQLLREAVAALDAQGQQVHMHALGDRAVREALDAVAAARTANGPSDGRHHLAHLQVVAEAETGRFAELDAVANLQMLWATHEDQIDDLTLPFLQDGQEARQYPFGDLVRDGARLAAGSDWPVSSADPMAAIHIAVTRVAPGIDAEPLGGAHQRLDLATAMAAYTSGTAYVNHRDHDTGYVREGYLANLVVLEPNPFTVPAEELYRTTVASTWIEGEPVYTRSIDALPRTTPSTASTITA from the coding sequence GTGCCTGCTGCCGACGTACTGTTCACCGGGGGATCCGTGTTCACCGGAACGGGGGAGCCGCTCCGCGGCCACTCCGTCGCCGTGACCGGCGATCGCATCACCGCGGTCGTGCCCGATGCCGAGGCGGCCGCCCTCGTCGGCGAGGCCACGCGAGTCGTCGAACTCGACGGGGCCCTCCTCGCCCCCGGATTCCAGGACGCGCACATCCACCCGGTCGGCGGCGGCGTCGAACTCCTGCAGTGCAACCTCACCGAGGCCGAGAATGCCGACGAGGCCGTTGCGACGGTCGCCGCCTACGCGTCCGCGAACCCCGACGAGCCGTGGATCCTCGGCGGGGGCTGGTCGATGGACCACTTCCCGGGCGGCGCTCCCGTGCGCACCCTCCTCGACGCGGTGGTGCCCGACCGTCCGGTGCTGCTCATGAGCCGCGACCACCACAGCGCCTGGGCGAACACGGTCGCCATCGATCTCGCCGGGCTCGAGGCATCCACCCCCGACCCGGCCGACGGCCGGATCGAGCGCGAAGCCGACGGCACCCCCGCCGGCACGTTCCACGAGGGTGCGATGGGACTCTTCGCGCATGTGAGTCCCGAGACCACCGCCGAGGTGGCCTACCAGGGGCTGCTCCGCGCGCAGGACGAGCTGATCGCCCTCGGCATCACCGGCTGGCAGGACGCGATGGTCGCGGGCGGCACGGCCGGCGCCGGTGACGGGCTCGCCGCCTACCAGCGGGCGCTCGAGGAGGGCACCCTCAAGGTGCACGTCGTCGGCGCCCAGTGGTGGGAGCGCGACGGCGGGCTCGAGCAGGTCGACGCCATGGTGCGGCGCCGCGAGGCGATCGCCGCCCTCGGCCAGGAGAACCGGCTCTCGCTCGGCACCACGAAGATCATGGTCGACGGCGTCGCCGAGAACCAGACCGCCGCGATGCTCACGCCCTACCGCGACGGCCACGGACACGACACGCACAACCACGGCATCTCGTTCGTCGACCCGCAGCTGCTGCGCGAGGCCGTCGCGGCGCTCGACGCGCAGGGGCAGCAGGTGCACATGCACGCCCTCGGCGACCGCGCGGTGCGCGAAGCGCTCGACGCCGTCGCCGCGGCCCGCACGGCGAACGGGCCGAGCGACGGCCGCCACCACCTCGCGCACCTGCAGGTCGTCGCCGAGGCGGAGACCGGACGGTTCGCCGAGCTCGACGCCGTCGCGAACCTGCAGATGCTGTGGGCGACCCACGAGGACCAGATCGACGACCTCACCCTGCCGTTCCTGCAGGACGGCCAGGAGGCGCGGCAGTACCCCTTCGGCGACCTGGTGCGCGACGGCGCCCGCCTCGCGGCCGGCAGCGACTGGCCCGTCTCATCGGCCGACCCGATGGCCGCGATCCACATCGCGGTCACCCGCGTCGCGCCCGGCATCGACGCCGAACCGCTCGGGGGCGCCCACCAGCGCCTCGACCTCGCGACGGCGATGGCCGCCTACACCTCGGGCACCGCCTACGTGAACCACCGCGACCACGACACCGGGTACGTGCGCGAGGGCTACCTCGCGAACCTCGTCGTGCTCGAGCCGAACCCCTTCACCGTTCCCGCCGAGGAGCTCTACCGCACGACGGTGGCCTCGACGTGGATCGAGGGCGAGCCGGTCTACACCCGCTCGATCGACGCCCTGCCCCGCACCACCCCCTCCACCGCATCCACCATCACTGCCTGA
- a CDS encoding ABC transporter substrate-binding protein — MSLNRTSSARIAPRRRSVALVAGAAAALIALTGCTAGSSDEKPTGSAEWEITDTTPAPSGDIDSFTWASYAEPYSLDYAYAFDYADNQVLSNVCESLLRLNPDYTLSPGLAESYEQTSDLTWVYKIREGVTFHDGSPLTAADVVASMNRHLDPAVGSSWYSVYQNVASIEQTGDMEVTVTTAIPDSQFNQGLGGSAGVVESAKTLAEKGTDYGNSTGLVNCTGPFELTEWKSGESVTLTRYDDYWDDSLKAKSGEVKIVFMNDANARTNALKSGDVDGGYMIPVDAIDQLRNSGSGDVYFGLTSAVSSLIISNLDGPLGDQRVRQALLMALDRQGILDAALKGYGEVTNALTTESVWTGATDATRDEAFSGLEEYPTDLEAAKKLVEEAGATGEELVFATAPIGNDFNVISQATVAAAQSIGLDAKIETVTPNAYTALFSDPSAREGIDMFYTVWYLSSPDPLEMYGVLRTGEFSNYGNWSDPEYDEIATQAVGTFDSEERAKLTSQLQHIANEQLPWLPLFTGPMTMYMNDRITGASPSIAFLYYPWAATIGAR; from the coding sequence ATGTCCCTGAATCGAACCAGCAGCGCCCGAATCGCCCCACGACGACGCAGCGTCGCGCTCGTCGCGGGCGCGGCCGCTGCGCTCATCGCGCTCACCGGCTGCACCGCCGGCTCATCGGACGAGAAGCCCACCGGCTCCGCCGAGTGGGAGATCACCGACACCACGCCCGCCCCGTCGGGTGACATCGACTCGTTCACGTGGGCGTCGTACGCCGAGCCGTACTCGCTCGACTACGCGTACGCGTTCGACTACGCCGACAACCAGGTGCTGTCGAACGTCTGCGAGTCGCTGCTGCGCCTGAACCCCGACTACACGCTCTCTCCCGGCCTCGCCGAGTCGTACGAGCAGACGAGCGACCTCACCTGGGTCTACAAGATCCGCGAGGGCGTGACCTTCCACGACGGCAGCCCCCTCACGGCCGCCGACGTCGTCGCCTCGATGAACCGCCACCTCGACCCGGCGGTCGGCTCGTCGTGGTACTCGGTCTACCAGAACGTGGCCTCGATCGAGCAGACGGGCGACATGGAGGTCACAGTCACGACGGCGATCCCCGACTCGCAGTTCAACCAGGGCCTCGGCGGATCCGCCGGTGTCGTCGAGTCGGCGAAGACCCTCGCCGAGAAGGGCACCGACTACGGCAACTCGACGGGCCTCGTCAACTGCACCGGACCGTTCGAGCTCACCGAGTGGAAGTCGGGCGAGTCCGTCACCCTCACCCGCTACGACGACTACTGGGACGACTCGCTGAAGGCCAAGTCGGGCGAGGTGAAGATCGTGTTCATGAACGACGCGAACGCCCGCACCAACGCACTCAAGTCGGGTGACGTCGACGGCGGCTACATGATCCCGGTCGACGCGATCGACCAGCTGCGGAACTCGGGCAGCGGCGACGTGTACTTCGGTCTCACCTCGGCCGTCTCGAGCCTCATCATCTCGAACCTCGACGGACCGCTCGGCGACCAGCGCGTGCGCCAGGCGCTGCTCATGGCGCTCGACCGGCAGGGCATCCTGGATGCCGCGCTGAAGGGCTACGGCGAGGTCACGAACGCGCTCACGACCGAATCCGTGTGGACGGGCGCGACCGATGCCACCCGCGACGAGGCGTTCAGCGGCCTCGAGGAGTACCCGACCGACCTCGAGGCGGCGAAGAAGCTCGTCGAGGAGGCCGGCGCGACCGGCGAGGAGCTCGTCTTCGCCACTGCGCCCATCGGCAACGACTTCAACGTGATCTCGCAGGCGACCGTCGCGGCCGCCCAGTCGATCGGACTCGACGCGAAGATCGAGACGGTGACGCCGAACGCCTACACGGCGCTGTTCAGCGACCCGAGCGCGCGCGAGGGCATCGACATGTTCTACACGGTCTGGTACCTCTCGAGCCCCGACCCGCTGGAGATGTACGGCGTGCTGCGCACGGGCGAGTTCAGCAACTACGGCAACTGGTCCGACCCCGAGTACGACGAGATCGCGACGCAGGCCGTCGGCACGTTCGACTCGGAGGAGCGGGCGAAGCTCACGAGCCAGCTGCAGCACATCGCGAACGAGCAGTTGCCGTGGCTGCCGCTGTTCACCGGCCCCATGACCATGTACATGAACGACCGCATCACCGGCGCATCGCCGTCGATCGCGTTCCTCTACTACCCGTGGGCGGCGACCATTGGCGCTCGATAG
- a CDS encoding NUDIX hydrolase: protein MDIRIAAYAVIIRDGEMLLSHWNEHGRSGWTLPGGGIEGDEHPAIAARREVAEETGYEASIDRLLGIDTMVIPAAKRRTGGVPLYAMRVVYRGSVTGGELRNEVGGSSDEARWVPLDEVSGLKRVSLVDIALRLNAAEPADGVPPAA from the coding sequence ATGGACATCCGCATCGCCGCGTACGCCGTGATCATCCGCGACGGCGAGATGTTGCTCTCGCACTGGAACGAGCACGGTCGGTCGGGTTGGACGCTGCCTGGCGGCGGCATCGAGGGCGACGAGCATCCCGCGATCGCCGCGCGACGCGAGGTGGCCGAGGAGACCGGCTACGAGGCATCCATCGACCGCCTGCTCGGCATCGACACGATGGTCATCCCGGCGGCGAAGCGGCGCACGGGCGGCGTCCCGCTCTACGCGATGCGGGTGGTCTATCGGGGGAGCGTGACCGGCGGCGAGTTGCGCAACGAAGTCGGCGGTTCGAGCGACGAGGCCCGCTGGGTGCCGCTCGACGAGGTGTCGGGGCTCAAGCGGGTCAGCCTCGTCGACATCGCACTGCGCCTGAACGCGGCTGAGCCGGCAGACGGGGTGCCGCCCGCCGCCTGA
- a CDS encoding TetR/AcrR family transcriptional regulator, producing the protein MPTSTTRRRGGSGSGGKTRLDRESIIAAGLELAAKASTSLSVRELGAHLGADPTAIYRHFRNKDQLMQALLDELTRRSVAAVTAGHDDWRNRLRQLAAATLDEYSQHPSIGVEATVLTTHGTGELDAIELMLESFTVAGLTGDDLVRHYALLASHVLSSAAGIARARGERREHGITDDEPSPWFDGPLLADPRRYPLITSINTRLLDLEDRELFMLGVDAVIQSAERTVEAHA; encoded by the coding sequence ATGCCGACGAGCACGACACGACGGCGAGGCGGATCCGGCTCCGGCGGCAAGACCCGTCTCGATCGCGAGTCGATCATCGCCGCGGGCCTCGAGCTCGCCGCGAAGGCGTCGACCTCGCTGTCGGTGCGTGAGCTGGGCGCCCACCTCGGCGCCGACCCGACCGCGATCTACCGGCACTTCCGCAACAAGGACCAGTTGATGCAGGCGCTGCTCGACGAGCTGACCCGCCGCAGCGTGGCGGCCGTCACCGCAGGCCATGACGACTGGCGCAATCGGCTTCGCCAGCTCGCAGCCGCGACGCTCGACGAGTACTCGCAGCACCCGTCGATCGGCGTCGAGGCGACGGTGCTCACGACGCACGGCACCGGCGAGCTCGACGCGATCGAACTCATGCTCGAGTCCTTCACGGTCGCCGGCCTCACGGGCGACGACCTCGTGCGCCACTACGCGCTGCTCGCGTCGCACGTGCTCTCGAGCGCGGCGGGCATCGCGCGCGCCCGCGGCGAGCGGCGCGAGCACGGCATCACCGACGACGAGCCGAGTCCGTGGTTCGACGGGCCGTTGCTCGCCGATCCGCGGCGCTACCCCCTCATCACGTCGATCAACACGCGCCTGCTCGATCTCGAAGACCGTGAACTGTTCATGCTGGGCGTCGACGCGGTCATCCAGTCGGCCGAGCGCACCGTCGAAGCGCACGCCTGA